One Xiphophorus hellerii strain 12219 chromosome 24, Xiphophorus_hellerii-4.1, whole genome shotgun sequence DNA window includes the following coding sequences:
- the slitrk6 gene encoding SLIT and NTRK-like protein 6, with amino-acid sequence MLTFGLPCFSPLRFYSISRSRMQPWIILIGLFLSAAHTQDIYPSKASSSISESCESLCSCEAKDGVLHLNCEQRNISKISQIQIPSGVSFHLNLYKNDLVELRVEEMEGLRGALSLHIGGNSIQELEPGVFNTLGSLKKLHINSNFLVTLKEDTFQGLINLEFLQADTNFIRIIEPGAFNKLIRLKVLILNDNSIEFLPSNIFRFVPLTHLDLRGNKLQTLPYVGFLEHIGRIMELLLEDNDWICDCDVLHLKTWMENMRAQSVISDVVCSSPQHLKGTILAKVKRDVLCPFHKDLPLEGPPSMDMVVTPSSKVSQIPKQTPSHVPDSPCVEHCSCHNHPEAGLLMHCQDRGIQKVSDIGILQESPTKLVMTGNMIQKLFKYDFVTYDRLELLNLANNRIDYIDNETFLSLSSLKKLQLNGNRIEKLFSTMFVGLHNLESLYLEYNLIKEIAPGTFNPLPKLKLLSLNNNQLSSLPAQIFRNVPLVKLNLRKNLLMHLPVSNVLDQLNVLEQIYLEDNPWDCSCDLLSLKQWVEKLKTDTVVGSVLCETPKKVKQTELRSLRHEMLCPGLETSTVTQGPPANKGLLISLTDSIPLSVLILSLLIFILMIIFCSAGLVVFVVHRRRRKAKKKAAEEPARENTSSTSPIHLHYSMYGQKTTHHTVTQRTGPGSLYEDRSHSPIVQICRNPTYCSQHKGHDSDLDYSLDDPKHHVCRSIMEKENTSPLTGNPKFRAIAEERPGDFVTLGTPSSLYRNILEREKELQQQLGITEYFRKNLPQLQPAMDMQVPGHQEELKLMEAIMYSRPRKVMLEQTKNEYFELKANLHTEPDYLEVLEHQTAFN; translated from the exons ATGCTGACATTCGGACTACCCTGCTTTTCTCCACTTCGGTTTTATTCG ATATCCAGGTCCAGAATGCAGCCCTGGATCATTTTAATCGGCTTGTTTCTGTCGGCAGCTCACACCCAAGATATCTATCCCTCAAAGGCGTCGTCTTCCATCAGCGAGTCGTGTGAGTCTCTGTGCTCCTGCGAGGCAAAGGACGGCGTCCTTCATCTCAACTGCGAGCAGAGGAACATCAGCAAAATCTCCCAAATCCAAATCCCGTCAGGTGTCTCCTTCCATCTGAACCTTTACAAAAATGACTTAGTGGAGCTCCGAGTGGAGGAAATGGAAGGGCTTAGGGGCGCCCTTTCTCTGCACATCGGGGGTAATAGCATACAAGAGCTGGAGCCAGGGGTCTTTAACACTCTCGGTTCCCTGAAAAAGCTCCACATAAATAGCAATTTTCTTGTCACCCTGAAAGAGGACACTTTCCAGGGTCTGATAAATCTAGAGTTCCTTCAAGCCGACACGAATTTCATCCGGATCATCGAGCCAGGGGCATTCAACAAGCTGATCCGCCTCAAAGTCCTCATCCTCAATGACAATTCCATCGAGTTTTTACCCAGCAACATCTTCCGCTTCGTGCCGCTCACTCACCTAGACCTACGAGGCAACAAGCTCCAGACGCTGCCGTATGTGGGCTTTCTGGAGCACATCGGGCGCATCATGGAGCTCCTCCTGGAGGACAATGACTGGATCTGCGACTGTGATGTCCTCCATTTAAAAACCTGGATGGAGAACATGAGGGCACAGTCGGTCATCAGTGACGTGGTGTGCAGCTCACCGCAGCACCTGAAGGGAACCATCCTGGCTAAAGTCAAACGGGATGTTCTGTGTCCGTTCCACAAAGACCTCCCGCTGGAGGGACCGCCATCAATGGATATGGTTGTTACGCCATCGTCCAAGGTATCTCAGATTCCCAAACAGACACCCTCCCATGTTCCCGACAGTCCCTGCGTGGAGCACTGTTCATGCCACAATCACCCGGAGGCTGGGTTATTGATGCACTGTCAGGACAGAGGGATTCAGAAGGTGTCTGATATCGGAATACTTCAGGAGAGCCCTACTAAGCTGGTTATGACAGGAAACATGATCCAGAAACTCTTTAAGTATGACTTTGTCACATACGACAGGTTGGAATTGCTCAACCTGGCCAACAACCGCATTGACTACATCGATAACGAAACATTTCTCAGCCTGAGCAGCTTGAAAAAGCTTCAGCTGAACGGGAACAGGATCGAGAAGCTGTTTTCCACCATGTTCGTGGGCCTCCACAACCTGGAGTCTCTTTACCTGGAATATAACCTCATCAAGGAGATTGCGCCAGGCACATTCAACCCCTTGCCCAAACTGAAGCTGCTGTCACTGAACAACAACCAACTGAGCTCCCTTCCGGCTCAGATCTTCCGCAACGTTCCCCTGGTCAAATTAAACCTGAGGAAGAACCTGCTCATGCACCTGCCGGTGAGCAACGTGCTGGATCAGCTCAACGTGCTGGAGCAGATCTATTTAGAGGACAACCCCTGGGACTGCAGCTGCGACCTGCTCAGTCTCAAGCAGTGGGTGGAGAAGCTTAAGACAGACACCGTGGTGGGCTCTGTTCTGTGTGAAACCCCCAAGAAGGTGAAGCAGACGGAGCTGAGGAGTCTTCGCCACGAGATGCTCTGTCCTGGGTTGGAGACATCCACAGTCACGCAGGGGCCCCCTGCAAACAAGGGTCTCCTGATCTCCTTAACCGACTCCATACCGCTCTCAGTGCTCATCCTCAGCCTCCTCATCTTTATCCTCATGATCATCTTCTGCTCGGCCGGATTGGTGGTCTTCGTGGTGCACCGTAGGCGGCGGAAGGCAAAGAAAAAGGCAGCGGAGGAACCAGCACGGGAAAACACCAGCAGCACTTCCCCGATCCATTTACACTACAGCATGTATGGGCAGAAGACCACCCACCACACCGTGACCCAGAGGACAGGGCCCGGTTCCTTATATGAGGACAGATCTCACAGCCCCATTGTCCAGATCTGCCGGAACCCCACCTACTGCTCCCAGCACAAGGGCCACGACTCAGATCTGGATTACAGTCTGGATGATCCAAAGCACCATGTCTGCCGGAGCATCATGGAGAAGGAGAACACCTCCCCGCTGACGGGAAACCCCAAGTTCAGGGCCATAGCTGAGGAGCGGCCGGGGGACTTCGTGACCCTGGGGACTCCCAGCTCTCTGTACAGGAACATcctggagagagagaaggagctTCAGCAGCAGCTCGGAATAACCGAGTACTTCAGGAAAAACCTGCCGCAGCTGCAGCCTGCCATGGACATGCAGGTCCCAGGGCACCAGGAGGAGCTAAAGCTAATGGAGGCGATAATGTACTCTAGACCACGCAAGGTCATGCTGGAACAAACCAAGAACGAGTACTTTGAGCTCAAAGCGAACCTGCACACGGAGCCGGACTACTTGGAGGTTCTGGAACATCAGACTGCGTTTAACTGA